In Desulfonatronum thiodismutans, the following proteins share a genomic window:
- a CDS encoding ABC transporter ATP-binding protein, whose amino-acid sequence MILDVQNIRIGYNGRMVLHGLDFSVDQGQVLTILGPNGVGKTTLLRCINAMLKPKTGAVMVENADVFRMRAGDIAKRLGYVAQRNEAGRMTAFDAVLLGRKPHLRWRTSEADLRMVDGALKQLGLDHLALRHINEMSGGELQKVCIARALVQEPSVLLLDEPTSSLDLKNQLEILRTIRHVVHEHKLAAVMTMHDLNMAFRFSDAFVFIKEGKVFCCGCNTDLTPDMVHEVYGVQVDILRHQGQTVVVPR is encoded by the coding sequence ATGATCCTGGACGTACAAAACATCCGCATCGGCTACAACGGCCGGATGGTTCTGCATGGTCTTGACTTCAGCGTGGACCAGGGTCAGGTTCTGACCATCCTGGGGCCCAACGGCGTGGGCAAAACCACTCTGCTGCGCTGCATCAACGCCATGCTCAAACCCAAAACCGGTGCCGTGATGGTGGAAAACGCCGACGTCTTCCGGATGCGCGCCGGGGACATCGCCAAGCGCCTGGGCTACGTGGCCCAACGAAACGAGGCCGGGCGGATGACCGCCTTTGACGCCGTACTCCTAGGCCGCAAGCCGCACCTGCGCTGGCGGACCTCCGAGGCGGACCTGCGCATGGTGGACGGGGCCTTGAAACAGCTCGGCCTGGATCACCTGGCCCTGCGGCATATCAACGAGATGAGCGGCGGAGAACTGCAAAAAGTCTGCATTGCCCGGGCCCTGGTCCAGGAACCCTCGGTGCTTCTGCTGGACGAACCCACCAGCAGCCTGGACCTCAAAAACCAACTGGAAATCCTGCGCACCATCCGCCATGTGGTCCACGAGCATAAACTGGCCGCGGTGATGACCATGCACGACCTGAACATGGCCTTCCGCTTCTCCGACGCCTTCGTGTTCATCAAGGAGGGCAAAGTCTTTTGCTGCGGCTGCAACACGGACCTGACCCCGGACATGGTTCACGAGGTCTACGGCGTCCAGGTGGACATCCTGCGGCATCAGGGGCAAACTGTGGTCGTGCCCCGGTAA
- a CDS encoding FmdE family protein — MPNCTLTQEQIDRAVSFHGHECPGLWIGLRAAELCLRELGHNDENPIIAVVETDMCGVDGIQVLTGCTLGKGNLIHKDLGKTAFSFYRTTDEKALRAVFHREAMGPEGNELRDLMKKVFSGSATEEEQARAKALKAKARQRVFEAPLADLFTVAQPIVLAPRPAKILDSLTCAACGESTMESRTRRFAGETYCIPCFADVEQKV; from the coding sequence ATGCCCAACTGCACCCTGACCCAGGAGCAAATCGACCGGGCCGTCTCTTTTCACGGCCATGAATGTCCGGGACTGTGGATCGGCCTGCGGGCCGCGGAGCTTTGCCTGCGGGAACTCGGGCACAACGACGAAAACCCGATCATCGCGGTGGTGGAAACGGACATGTGCGGGGTGGACGGAATCCAGGTACTCACCGGCTGCACCCTGGGCAAGGGCAACCTGATCCACAAGGATCTGGGCAAGACGGCCTTTTCCTTCTACCGGACCACGGATGAGAAGGCCCTGCGGGCCGTGTTCCACCGCGAGGCCATGGGGCCGGAAGGCAATGAACTGCGCGATCTGATGAAAAAAGTGTTTTCTGGCTCAGCCACGGAAGAGGAGCAGGCCCGAGCCAAGGCACTCAAGGCCAAGGCCCGTCAACGCGTCTTCGAAGCCCCGCTGGCCGACCTGTTCACCGTGGCCCAGCCGATAGTTCTCGCCCCCCGACCCGCCAAAATCCTGGACAGTCTGACCTGCGCGGCCTGCGGCGAATCCACCATGGAATCCCGCACCCGCCGCTTCGCTGGCGAAACCTACTGCATTCCCTGCTTTGCGGATGTGGAGCAAAAGGTGTAG